The genomic window ACACAAGATAAAAACAGTATTTCAGCATTAGAGCTAAAGCGTAAATTAGGGGTTTCTTATAACGCAGCATGGCGAATAAAACATAAGCTCATGCAAGTGATGAAAGAGCATGATGATAATCGAAAGTTAGGCAATATCGTGCAATTGGATGATGCATATATTGGAGGTAAACAAAAAGGAAAGCGAGGACGTGGTGCCAAAGGTAAAACACCTTTTGTATCAGCGATCTCTTTGAATGAAGAAGGTCATCCTATTTATATGCGGCTAAGTGTTGTTTCTTGTTTTAAAAAACAAGAAATTACAGATTGGGCTAAAAAGCATTTACAAGAAAAAACGTTAGTCATATCAGATGGTTTACCCTGTTTTAATGGTCTGTTAGCAGCAGATATTATTCATGGTTCATTACCAAAAAATGGTAAAGAACTTCACCAATATGAAGCTGCATTTTATTGGGTCGATACCATGATTGGTAACGTTAAAAATTCGATAAAAGGGACATATCAAGCAATTAGAGAAAAGCATATTCCTCGTTATCTTGGTGAATTCTGTTTTCGATTTAATTATCGGTTTCGAGTTGAAGATATATTCAATACGCTAATTAAATGTGGTGCAAAATCACCACCGATGCCAGAGAAATTATTAACGCTGGCTGAGTCTCGGTGGTAATCAGGAATTTTTTTATTTTATAAGGATAAAGCGGAATATATAAAATGTTATATTAGTATATTCTATTTCTTATTATATAAAGTTAAATTCAGTGATGGAATTCTGTCAATTATAAATAATCATGATGTCACAAAATTATATATTACATATTGAGTTTTTTGTTATTTAAATTAATGTGCGGAATAATTTATTGCACTTTATTAATAATACAAGAAGAAAATATGGATATTTTAGTGAGCAAAAGAACATTACTTTCATGTGCTCTATTAAGTTTATTTACATCAAATATAGCATCTGCTGTAACGATTTATGAAGCTGATAATGGTGATAATATTCAACTGTATGGTGAAGTTGGTGTCGGTGGTCATGTTGGTGCTAATTATGAATATGGTGAATTTTATGACGATAAATCTTATATAGATGATTCTTTTGCTACGCTAGGTGTTAAAGGTCAAAAAGATAAAATGCATTTCCGTTTAGAGCTTGATTATCAACGTGAAAACTGGAAATATGCGACTGGTGATATGGAACTTGCTATAGATAAATTGTATTTAGGTTATGAACTTGGCTCTTATGGTTATATTGAAGCGGGTTTAACTGACACTGCATTTGATGATTATGATCGTTGGGGTGATTTTACTTTTGATACCACAGTCGAAACGGGTGAGGCTGGCGATCAAGATGCAACGATTAAATACGAAGGAAAGTTTAATAAATTTAAGGTCGGCGCATCCTATTCATACGGTTCTACATCGTCATCTGGTGCAAATTTAGGCGATATTGTTAACGGTTATGCTGGCTATTTTGGGGATGATTTCTCTGCTGTTATTGGTTTAGAAGGTAGAGGTGGTGCTGATAGTAGCTCTAAATATGGTGAGCAACGCTTACTTGGTATCGGGTTACGTTACCGTGTAACTGATTATTTATCGGTTGGTGCTAATGGCTTTATTGAGCAAGAAGATATTGCTCAAGAGAAAACAGTTATTGATGCCACAGATCCTGAGAATATTGTTGCAATATATAACGATTATCAAACCGTTGAGCATTATGGGGCATTAGTTTCAGCAAAGTATCAAATCAATAAGCATTGGGATGTTACGGGTTCTGCAAATATTGAAGCTTATGAACACTGGGATCAAGAAAGCCCTTATTGGGATGGTAAGAAAACTTCTTGGGGTAAAGAGCGTTCATGGGTGACGGTCGGTGTTAATTATCAACCAACACCATCAACAATAATAGTATTAGAAGCTAATGCAGGTGAGGCAGCTCAAGATGCTTATGCTTATGCTCGTCTATATTTCTAATTAAAGGGAACTATAATAATGAAAAATAAATCACTCTCTTTATTAGCGTTAGCGGTTGGTGCTGCTATTAGCTCTTCAAGTTATGCGAGTATTAACAACGTATTTATTTCTGAATATGTTGAAGGTTCGTCAAATAATAAAGCGATAGAAATAACAAATATTGGTGATACGGATTATACCTTTGCTGATAATATTAAGCTCTATTATGATGGTGGTAAACATCAGAATGATGTTCAAAAAGCTGATGGTTCATCTGTTATTCAAGGGCTAACTGTTCCAGCAGGAAAAGCCATTGTTGTTATTCATGGTGATGCTAGTCAAGAATTAAAGAATGCGGTTATTGCTAATAAATCGTCTTATGTTGTTGCTGGAACGTATGATGAAGTGAAATATAATTCATTAAACTTTACTGGTGATGATGCGATTTATTTAGGAACGAGTAAGACTGATATTCACGATATTATAGGTGTTGGTGGTAGTGATTGGGGTAAAGATACGACTTTCCGCCGGGTTGAGACAGCTGTAGCCCCACAGTCTATTTACAATGGTGAAAATTGGGTTTCTTTACCAAAAGATGATTTTTCTGGTTTAGGGGATGCGACATTAGCAACTCAGCCTGACAAGGTTTTACCTTGTACTGATGCCGAAGGAATAAGCCGTAAACTTATAGGTGAAGTTCAGGGTGATTCCTATCGTTCACCACTTATTGCTGATGGCAAATATAAGAGTGATGCAGAATACCTCGTTACTGGTGTAGTGAGTGCAGTTACAACTGGATTAGAGAAAGGCTTTTATTTATTTGATGATGATGGTGTAAATACTACATCGAATGGTGTCTTTATTCAGACTAATAAACTGCCAAATACAGATCTGGTTGGTCAAGAAATTTGTGTGCGTGGTTTTGTTGAAGAAGACTATGGCATGACCAAAGTGGTTGCAACGGATGATTTGTGGGAAGTTGTTAATGCAAATGCTGGAAAACCTGCTGCAATAGATTTAGTTAAAATACCGGCAGATGGTGATAGTTTCCAAGCAACATTAGAGCGTCACGAAGGTGTGTTAGTTCGTTTACCTGCTGACATTGTTCTAGAACAAGAAGATGATCAAACGATGCGTATTTCTCGTACGTTCAGTTTTGATTACAGCACTTACCGCAATAATCTAGTATTAGCGTTTGAGCGTCCAAATTTCCAACCTAACCAACATAATGTTGCAGGTAGTGATACATCAAAACAGCAAGCAAACGATAATAATGATCGCCGTTTATATGTTGAAACGGATAGTAAAGCTGCCGATGGTGTAATTCCTTTTTATCCTGATTTTACAGAAGATCCTGTAAATAATCCATTACGAATTAACGATAGTATTGTGGGTTTAGAAGGGGTTCTTAGTTACTCTAAAAACAATTTCCGTTTAATTGCGCAGAATACGATCACAGCGGCTGATGTGATTAGGCATCAACCTCGCCAAGACACACCAGAGGTGAATGATAAAACAGAACATCACAGTTTTGATGTTCGTTTAGCAACGCTAAATGTATTGAATTACTTTAACTCACCATTTGGTGGTGATGATAATCCGTTATCAAGTAATCGTGGTGCGGATAGCGAATCTGAATTTGAACGCCAACAAGCGAAAATTGTTGAAGCTATTTATGGTTTAGACGCTGACATTATCGGTTTAATGGAAATTGAAAATAATGGTTATGGCAGTGCTGGTGCTATCTCTCGTTTAGTGAAAACAGTTAACTTAAAGTACGATCGTGAAAATCCAAGTGATCAAGGAAAGCCTGATCATATCGATAATCGTTATGCCTTTATTGGTATTGATTCTAATGGTGATACGATTGTTGATGAATTAGATACCTTCGGTGGTGATGCGATTACTTCAGGTATGTTATACCGTCCTGCACGTGTATCGTTAGAAAAAGTGAAACAAGTATTAATGCCATCCCAACAGGCGCCGATTATTACGGATAAAAATGGTATCGCATTAGTTGATAGTAAAGGCATGGTGCGTGAAAGTGGTAAAAACTACCAACGCGATATGTTAGCTGCATCTTTTATTGTTAATAATACTGGTAAACGTTTAACTGTCGGTGTTAACCACCTTAAATCAAAAGGGTCGACATGTTGGGAAGATTGGCAAGGTTGGGAAACGTGGGAAAATTTTGATTCTGTGAAAGGCAAAGTAAAAGATGACGATTTCCAAGGTTCTTGTGAAAATTTCCGTGTTGCTGCTGCATATGAGATTGGTAAGCAAATGGAAAAATGGGGTGGAGATCGGGTCATTCTTGGTGATTTAAACTCTTACGGACAAGAAGATGCATTGTTGGTTTTAACTAACAACCCAACAGGTAAAACACTAAAAGCAGCACGTGATACCTTTATTGGTAAGATCCCACAGTTTGGTTCAGAAGGTGGTGTTGTTACTAATAGCTATGGTTATATTAATGCTGTAGAAATGATGAGTGAAAATAAAGAATATGCTGGTTATAGTTACTCATATAATGATGAAATTGGTTCATTAGATCATATTCTTGTCAGTCCATCGCTCAAAGATCATGTTTTAGATGCAACGGATTGGCATATCAATGCCGCTGAATCAACGTTATTTGATTATAACGAAGAGTATAAAGGTGGTAATGCCGATTTATTATATAGCGCTGATGCATACCGTTCATCAGATCATGATCCTGCGATTTTATCTTTAGCATACCGTTATAACCAAGCGGGTGAAGTACCATTACAAATGTTGCTTGATGGTAGTCGCCTATCAGTGCCATATACTTTACCAGCAACTGCACAAGCAAGAGATATTGCTACTATTGCAATTTCGCCAACCCCTGAAAATATGACGCAAGTTTCTTTACCTAAGGTAGCGTTACAGCAAGATGGTGCGCAAACCATAATGTTTGATGTTAACGGCTTAAAAGCGGGTAACTATACCTTTACGCTTTCATTAACACGTTCGACAACAAAAGCCGTTGTTACAGATGCCATGCAGACAATTGATGTTAATGTGACCAAACGTGATGGCTTTAAATCAGAAGTGATCACACCGCCAAACGATGGTTCTGGTGGTTCTTTGGGGATCTTTAGTTTGTTATCTCTATTAGGATTAGGTCTGTTTAGACGCAAACACTAAACGGAATAAATACATTTAAATGGGCTGATGTTTTCAGCCCATTTTTTATATAAAAGTCTAGTAGTTATCGTTAAGTAAAGAGGTGATAGCCATCGCCGCCTGACGCGGATCGTCGGCATGACTGATTGCTGAAACAATCGCGACCCCATCGGCACCTGCTGCCATCACTTCAGTTAAATTAGAGTGATTAATGCCACCAATCGCTACTATCGGAAATGGACACATCGCCGCTGCACGTTGTAAACCGTTCAATCCCCAATGGGTGATTAGATTGGTTTTAGTAGTTGTGGCAAAAATAGCACTAAGTCCAATATAATCAATGGGTAGGTTGGCACAGTCGATAAGTTGTTGCTCTGTTTCAATCGATAGCCCAAGCAGTTTATCTTTTCCTAATAGTTGTCGTGCTATAGTCACTGGTATATCCGTTTGACCTAAATGAACCCCATCAGCATCCACCGCTAAAGCAACATCAACCCGATCATTAATGATCAATGGAATATGACGACCCGTTGTCATATAAGCGTGTTGCAGAATTGCTTTGACGGTTTGAGCTCGCTCAATAAAAGCCCGTACATCACCATGTTTTTCACGAATTTGTACCATAGTCACACCACCCGCGACGGCTTCACGAACAACATGTTCAAGGGTGGTTAGGCTTTGCTGATCGTCGGTAACTAAATACAATAAATAAGGATTGTGATTGTTAGTTATCATCACGCTACCATTGCCATATTTAGTCGCTGTTGAATTTGCTCGGCACTGATGTGATATAAACCATCAATAATATTGAGCTGCAAAGTGGCAGGCCCTGTTGATTGCTCGGCGGCGATTTCACCGACAATGGCATAGATTGCGGTGGCTGCTAGCCCTGATGTTTCACCAATAGCGGCAAATGCACCTGTTAATGCGGTTAATGAACAGCCCATGCCGGTAACATAAGGCATCATGTGATGACCATTGCTAAGACGGATGGTTTGTGATGCTGTCACTACATAGTCAACTTCACCTGAGATAACAACATTGGCGTGGTATTGCGTGACTAACGCATGAGCAGCGGCTAATGCGGTGTCACTGCTATCAAGCGCATCTACCCCTTTGGTTTGGCTGGCTTCACCTGCAAGGGCAATGATTTCAGATGCGTTACCACGAATAATTAGATTATTGGCTTTTGCTGCTAGAGTGCGAGCGGTTTGAGTGCGTAATACACTCGCGCCACAGCCAACGGGATCTAATACAATCGGTTTGTTATTAGCATTTGCTTGTTCAACAGCAAATAGCATCCGTTCAATCCATTCGTTATCAAGGGTGCCAATATTGATCACTAATGATCCTGCAATGTGCATCATCTCAGCCATTTCTTGACGTGAATGCGCCATAATGGGGGATGCTCCAATCGCTAATAAAGCATTAGCCGTATTATTCATCACCACGTAATTCGTAATATTAACCACGAGTGGTTTTTGTTCTCTCACTTGCGCCAGTGCTGAGATAATATGTTGGGTCAAAGAGTCTACGTTAAGGGCTTGCTGTGATGGATTATGCATTGTTGACAGCACCTAATTGATTGTTAACCGTTTCGATATTGAGTCCTTGTTGCCAGAAGGCGATTTCCATTTCTGTTGCGACTTTAAAGGTCTGAATTAATTGCTGACCACGGTGGCTGCATAGCGGAATTTCTGCGAGGAGATTATTAAGATATACCGTCGCTGTAACAACACCTTGTTGATATTCTTCACCGCTATATAACGCAATCCAACTGTGGTAAGGATTGTTGTCAAAGACGGTTTTTGTATCATTAGCTAGCAAGTTACCAATTTCAGCATAACCAATCGCACAGGGAGCAAGAGCAACGTATAAATCAATAATATCCCCCTGCATACCAGCATCTAGCACATAACGCGTGTAAGCGACTGTAGCGACATCTTCTGGCTCTTGTTCCATATCTTGCTCGGTTAAATGCCAAGCGCAACAGTAGTCAATATGGTGGGCAATTTCATGATCCAATAAAGCAGCCACACTTGGCAGAGCACGACGCATATCAGCTAAGGTACGGGCTTTATAAATGGCTAACGCATAAGCACGAGCATATTGTTTTAGAAACAAAAAATCTTGCTTTAAATAATGCATAAAACAATGGTGAGGCAGTGTGCCTTGTCCAAGTTGGATCACAAATGGATGCTGGGTATAGGTGGTCCATTGTGGTTGGCAAGCATCAATTAAATCTTGGTATGTCATGAGATCTCTCCTTAGAAGCTGCCAATATAATTTTTGGCTTGAGGTTGTTGAGTTATAACGTGGTGAGTAAATAAGAACTGAGCGTAATCATCGTAACGTTTAAGATCGACCGCCGCAGGACGTAGTGCAAATCGAGTTAGGGTGTCATTCCACGCTTGATGGTTGAGCTTGTTATCTAAAGTATCAGGTGCGTATTGAATAAATTGTTGCCACGCTGCTTGCGGGTGATTGATGATATACGTTGTTGCTTGAGTTATAGCGGCATTAAAGGCGGTGATCGCTTGGCGGTTATAATGTTTGCTATTAGCAACAAAGATCAATTCATCATAACTAGGTATGCCATTTTCTTCTGGAAAAAACGACGTAGTAGGGTAGCCTTCTAACGCTAATTGGTTAGTTTCAAAGTTACGTAATCCGCCCCAAATAGCATCCACTTTGCCTGAAGCTAATGAAGACGACAGCGCCCAGCCGACATTGACGATATTGACATCACTTAATTTCACATCGTGATCAGCCAGCATGGTGCCAATGGTTGCATCTTCGTTACCTGCAACTGAAATACCAATGGTTTTACCTTTTAATTGAGATAAATCAGAGATACCACTTTTCTTTAATACCATCAATGTATTAAGCGGTGTCGCAATTAGAGTGGCGGTTTTAATTAAAGGTAAACCAGCAGCGACATCAATGGTTAAATTGGGTTGATAAGAAACGGCAAGATCGATTTTATTGGCGGCGACTAATTTCGGTGGTAAAGATGGATCGGCAGGTTGCTGAATATCAACCTCGATTCCATGCTGTTTAAAATACCCGCGTTCATGGGCAATAATAATTGGGCCATGATTTGGGTTAACAAACCAATCAAGCATTAGGCTTATTTTAGTCAGTTTTTGAGGAACAGTTGTTGCATCGGCACTGACTGAGAAGCCAAACAACATTAGCATTGTTGTCGTGATTAACAAGATACGTTTCACAGTAAATCCTTTAAAGAGTGAGTCTAAAATTAGGTATTAGGTATTAGGTATTAGGTATTAGGTATTAGGTATTAGGTAAAGCGTCAGTCTGTTAAGACAGTTGCCATGGAATAAAGCGCTTTAAGAATTTATCGGTAACGAAATACAGCGATATTGATAACAACGATAAAATAAATAGCGCTGCAAACATTTCATCAATCATCATCCGTGCATTAGCTTGCAGCATTAAATAACCTAAGCCTTCGCTCGCGCCCACCCATTCGCCAGCGACTGCGCCAATCGGAGCAATAACCACCGCGACTCGAATGCCAGAAGCTAGTGCCGGTAAAGCAGCAGGAAAGCGAATATATTTAAGTTGTTGCCATTTGGTCGCGCCCATGGTGGCTGATAATTCAAGGTAACCTGTAGGGGTATTACGTAAGCCGTCATAGCAGCATGTGGTGACAGGGAAAAAGATAATTAACGCTGCCATTACTACTTTTGAACCAATGCCATAGCCTAACCACAGCATTAATACCGGAGCGATAGCAAACACAGGAATGGCTTGACTGGCAATCAATAATGGTAATAACCATCGCTTAACGGGCTTAAAGAGCAGCATTTGTAAGGCAAAAAATAACCCTAATGATAAACCGAGAATTAGCCCTAGAATGATCTCTTGGCTGGTCACCCAAGTATTACTTAACAGAACGTCATAGCGGGAGACTAACCGCTGCGCTACAGCCAATGGTGGTGGTAAAATAAAGCTCGGTAAGTGAAACACCATCACGGTGAGTTGCCATAATCCAAGTAGCACGCTAATACTGATCAGTAATCGTAACGGTGTTGCAAGTTCACGCTGTGGGTGTCGTTGTTGACGCGGCGATTTGGTAGCGATTAAATGGGTAATATCAGTCATGATCGTGTGCCAATATGTCAAAAATACGTTGCTGGTGGCTGGCTGAATCGGCGTCAAAACGTCGCGGTGGTAATGATGCGGGTAACGATAACGCCGTTGCAAAAGCGGGCTCGCCTTGCAAAATATACAGTTGATCACTTAATCGAATCGCTTCTTGAGGATCATGGGTTATCAGCACCACGGTTTTATGCTTGAGTAAGTTTACAAATAGATCTTGCAAGCGATAACGGGTGACGGCATCCAATGCGGAGAAAGGTTCATCCATCAATACAATCGGTTGGTCTTGTAACAGTGTTCTCGCAAGGGCGACTCGCTGGCGCATACCACCCGATAATTGTTGTGGTAGTAGTTGATGTTTATCGGCTAAACCAACCTGTTCTAATAATGTCATTGCCCGTTGTTTTAAATTGGGTATTGAATCGTGATGACCGAACTTACTGCTAATACAAACATTGTCTAATACCGTTAACCAAGGCAATAACAGATCTTGTTGCGCCATATAAGCGACTCGTCCCGTTAAAGGCTGATTATCTGAAATATTTAGCTGCCCTTGCCATTCTGTCCGTTCATTGAGTAATCCGGCTAAGAATTTAATTAAAGTACTTTTGCCACAGCCACTTTTACCGACTAGGCAAGTCCATTTATTCGCAGCAATGGTTAAATTCAGATCCTTAATTACAGGGATGCTTTGATGATCAGCAATATTTGAGTGATAGCGTAAACTGCCATTAGTAATGGTGATTTCCAGATCATCGCACATGATGATGACCTGCAAAAAAGTGATTCACAGGACCGTGACCATGACCGATATTGAGTTCATCAGCGGCAGTTATAGCAGCAGTAATGTAGCGTTTAGCCAAGGTTGTTGCTGTTGTAAGATCATTTCCTTGGGCTAAATAAGACGCGATAGCCGCAGACAGGGTACAACCTGTACCGTGAGTATTGTTGGTGTTAATACGAGGGGTGGTGAGTTCAATAACATCAGTCGCGAGAATCAGTAAATCAGTGCTATCACTACTTTGTTCTAAATGCCCACCTTTGAGTAATATGGCATGAGGATTAATATTTCGTAATGCGCTGATCATCGATTGCATATCAACCAGTGATTGTGGAATGTCTAACCCCGTTAATGCTGCAGCTTCTGGCAAGTTAGGGGTAATAATATCAGCCAGTGGCAGTAATTCTGTTTTGAGGGTGGTAATGGCGTGTTGTTGTAATAATACATCACCACTGGTGGCTACCATTACTGGATCAATGACTAAAAATGGTGGTTTGTAATGACGAATTTTTGCAGCAACCAGTCGAATAATATCACTGTCGGCGAGCATGCCAATTTTGACGGCTTGAATATTTAAATCGCTGAATACGGCGTCCAGCTGTTGCTCAACCATATCAAGAGGAATGGCTAGTATGCCGCTAACGCCTTGCGTATTTTGGGCGGTAATCGCCGTAATAACCGAGCAAGCATAACTGCCTGTTGCTGAAATAGCTTTAATATCAGCTTGAATACCCGCGCCGCCGCCACTGTCTGATCCGGCAATGGTCAATACAATAGGCGTCGTTGTGTGATGTGATGATAAGGTGTGTGACATACTTCATTCCTTACGCGCTAGCATCAGGAACAAGTATCAAGCGGATCGAAGTGTAAACTGCGGTAAATGTGTGCAGTTATGACTTAGCTTGCATCTATTAACGTTGGTAATCCGTTGATAGTTAGTTCCCTCCGCCAGTGCTAACTGGTTCAGGTTCAACGGGTCCCACTATTACAGTGATCTCAGCTTAACGCCCCCCGACTAATGGCAATTATCCTAATCCAGAATAATTGGGTTGTCACTCTATTTTATTAAGAAATAACAACTTACAAATGTTATGCGAGATTGTTAATAAATGACATATTAATTTGGTGAATATTTAATCGTTGTGATATTTTTTCAAATGGGACTGAAATGGGACACGATTGTTTTAATGCCCGCGAGGGCGATAGGGAATCTACTTGCCGCGCGTTGAGTTTTTAAAATAAAGATATGGCTGTCCTATGTTCCTAAGCTCATTCTTTCAGATAACCCATACACCCAAACAACAGCCGTCATTCCCTACAGTGAATGCCCGCGAGGGCGATAGGGAATCTACTTGCCGCGCGTTGAGTTTTTTAAAGTAAAGCTATGGCTGTCTTATGTTCCGCAAGTGCCCGATTTTGTGATTATTATCGGGATTAATAACTAAAAATGTATCTGATTTATAGAGATTTTTATATTATTGCGAGATAAATACGGGCTCATGTTCAAAGAACAAATTCGGGCAAGTTGTTAATATAATAAGTTGTTATGACAATATGTTGGGTTGAGAAATTATGAAGTATTTGAAATCTAAAGTAGAAAGAATAATAAAAAACATCAAAGATAATGGTGATTTTCCTAACGAAAATAATCATCTTGATTACAAAGTTACAATGAATCTATCGGAGAGTAAAAAACCGCATGAAATGTTTTTAATGAATTTTGCAAAAGATATTATTTCTTTTGCAAATTCAGATGGTGGAATAGTTTTACTTGGTATCAAAGAGAATAAAGCTTTAGGTATCTATGAAGATAATGGTTTGGATTCTAGTGTTATTGAAATCTTAGATAAAATTGATTTAAATGATGTGAGCCAAGCGATTGAAAAAATTGTTAAAACCACAATATTGGTTGAACTTCAAAAGTTTAAAATCAGTACTCGTACTTATT from Photobacterium toruni includes these protein-coding regions:
- a CDS encoding IS1595-like element ISPma1 family transposase — encoded protein: MPKNSIQFQKGFSIPEFMQMYGTEIQCRERLFNIRWKNGYVCPTCASKSYCELKSRSLYQCNKCHHQTSLTAGTLFSHSKLPLTTWFLAIYLITQDKNSISALELKRKLGVSYNAAWRIKHKLMQVMKEHDDNRKLGNIVQLDDAYIGGKQKGKRGRGAKGKTPFVSAISLNEEGHPIYMRLSVVSCFKKQEITDWAKKHLQEKTLVISDGLPCFNGLLAADIIHGSLPKNGKELHQYEAAFYWVDTMIGNVKNSIKGTYQAIREKHIPRYLGEFCFRFNYRFRVEDIFNTLIKCGAKSPPMPEKLLTLAESRW
- a CDS encoding ExeM/NucH family extracellular endonuclease, with translation MKNKSLSLLALAVGAAISSSSYASINNVFISEYVEGSSNNKAIEITNIGDTDYTFADNIKLYYDGGKHQNDVQKADGSSVIQGLTVPAGKAIVVIHGDASQELKNAVIANKSSYVVAGTYDEVKYNSLNFTGDDAIYLGTSKTDIHDIIGVGGSDWGKDTTFRRVETAVAPQSIYNGENWVSLPKDDFSGLGDATLATQPDKVLPCTDAEGISRKLIGEVQGDSYRSPLIADGKYKSDAEYLVTGVVSAVTTGLEKGFYLFDDDGVNTTSNGVFIQTNKLPNTDLVGQEICVRGFVEEDYGMTKVVATDDLWEVVNANAGKPAAIDLVKIPADGDSFQATLERHEGVLVRLPADIVLEQEDDQTMRISRTFSFDYSTYRNNLVLAFERPNFQPNQHNVAGSDTSKQQANDNNDRRLYVETDSKAADGVIPFYPDFTEDPVNNPLRINDSIVGLEGVLSYSKNNFRLIAQNTITAADVIRHQPRQDTPEVNDKTEHHSFDVRLATLNVLNYFNSPFGGDDNPLSSNRGADSESEFERQQAKIVEAIYGLDADIIGLMEIENNGYGSAGAISRLVKTVNLKYDRENPSDQGKPDHIDNRYAFIGIDSNGDTIVDELDTFGGDAITSGMLYRPARVSLEKVKQVLMPSQQAPIITDKNGIALVDSKGMVRESGKNYQRDMLAASFIVNNTGKRLTVGVNHLKSKGSTCWEDWQGWETWENFDSVKGKVKDDDFQGSCENFRVAAAYEIGKQMEKWGGDRVILGDLNSYGQEDALLVLTNNPTGKTLKAARDTFIGKIPQFGSEGGVVTNSYGYINAVEMMSENKEYAGYSYSYNDEIGSLDHILVSPSLKDHVLDATDWHINAAESTLFDYNEEYKGGNADLLYSADAYRSSDHDPAILSLAYRYNQAGEVPLQMLLDGSRLSVPYTLPATAQARDIATIAISPTPENMTQVSLPKVALQQDGAQTIMFDVNGLKAGNYTFTLSLTRSTTKAVVTDAMQTIDVNVTKRDGFKSEVITPPNDGSGGSLGIFSLLSLLGLGLFRRKH
- the thiE gene encoding thiamine phosphate synthase is translated as MITNNHNPYLLYLVTDDQQSLTTLEHVVREAVAGGVTMVQIREKHGDVRAFIERAQTVKAILQHAYMTTGRHIPLIINDRVDVALAVDADGVHLGQTDIPVTIARQLLGKDKLLGLSIETEQQLIDCANLPIDYIGLSAIFATTTKTNLITHWGLNGLQRAAAMCPFPIVAIGGINHSNLTEVMAAGADGVAIVSAISHADDPRQAAMAITSLLNDNY
- the thiM gene encoding hydroxyethylthiazole kinase; protein product: MHNPSQQALNVDSLTQHIISALAQVREQKPLVVNITNYVVMNNTANALLAIGASPIMAHSRQEMAEMMHIAGSLVINIGTLDNEWIERMLFAVEQANANNKPIVLDPVGCGASVLRTQTARTLAAKANNLIIRGNASEIIALAGEASQTKGVDALDSSDTALAAAHALVTQYHANVVISGEVDYVVTASQTIRLSNGHHMMPYVTGMGCSLTALTGAFAAIGETSGLAATAIYAIVGEIAAEQSTGPATLQLNIIDGLYHISAEQIQQRLNMAMVA
- the tenA gene encoding thiaminase II, with translation MTYQDLIDACQPQWTTYTQHPFVIQLGQGTLPHHCFMHYLKQDFLFLKQYARAYALAIYKARTLADMRRALPSVAALLDHEIAHHIDYCCAWHLTEQDMEQEPEDVATVAYTRYVLDAGMQGDIIDLYVALAPCAIGYAEIGNLLANDTKTVFDNNPYHSWIALYSGEEYQQGVVTATVYLNNLLAEIPLCSHRGQQLIQTFKVATEMEIAFWQQGLNIETVNNQLGAVNNA
- a CDS encoding ABC transporter substrate-binding protein, producing MLFGFSVSADATTVPQKLTKISLMLDWFVNPNHGPIIIAHERGYFKQHGIEVDIQQPADPSLPPKLVAANKIDLAVSYQPNLTIDVAAGLPLIKTATLIATPLNTLMVLKKSGISDLSQLKGKTIGISVAGNEDATIGTMLADHDVKLSDVNIVNVGWALSSSLASGKVDAIWGGLRNFETNQLALEGYPTTSFFPEENGIPSYDELIFVANSKHYNRQAITAFNAAITQATTYIINHPQAAWQQFIQYAPDTLDNKLNHQAWNDTLTRFALRPAAVDLKRYDDYAQFLFTHHVITQQPQAKNYIGSF
- a CDS encoding ABC transporter ATP-binding protein, producing the protein MCDDLEITITNGSLRYHSNIADHQSIPVIKDLNLTIAANKWTCLVGKSGCGKSTLIKFLAGLLNERTEWQGQLNISDNQPLTGRVAYMAQQDLLLPWLTVLDNVCISSKFGHHDSIPNLKQRAMTLLEQVGLADKHQLLPQQLSGGMRQRVALARTLLQDQPIVLMDEPFSALDAVTRYRLQDLFVNLLKHKTVVLITHDPQEAIRLSDQLYILQGEPAFATALSLPASLPPRRFDADSASHQQRIFDILAHDHD
- the thiD gene encoding bifunctional hydroxymethylpyrimidine kinase/phosphomethylpyrimidine kinase, with protein sequence MSHTLSSHHTTTPIVLTIAGSDSGGGAGIQADIKAISATGSYACSVITAITAQNTQGVSGILAIPLDMVEQQLDAVFSDLNIQAVKIGMLADSDIIRLVAAKIRHYKPPFLVIDPVMVATSGDVLLQQHAITTLKTELLPLADIITPNLPEAAALTGLDIPQSLVDMQSMISALRNINPHAILLKGGHLEQSSDSTDLLILATDVIELTTPRINTNNTHGTGCTLSAAIASYLAQGNDLTTATTLAKRYITAAITAADELNIGHGHGPVNHFFAGHHHVR